The following coding sequences lie in one Heteronotia binoei isolate CCM8104 ecotype False Entrance Well chromosome 6, APGP_CSIRO_Hbin_v1, whole genome shotgun sequence genomic window:
- the TRIM59 gene encoding tripartite motif-containing protein 59, producing MHHFEEELTCSICYSIYEDPRVLPCSHTFCRNCLESVLQLSSNFSIWRPLRLPLKCPNCRSIVEIPPSGTDSLPINFALKAIIEKYQQDDHPDVATCTEHYRQPLNVYCLLDKKLVCGHCLTIGKHHGHPIDDLLSAYMKEKETPSKLLEQLTDKHWSEVCLLIENLEEQKAKCESIVQEDKKTVLQYFKRLNDVLDHKKQALLAALDEVNTQIAAEYEPLIERMKGIREEQLELMSLNTSIQEEESPLLFLEKVEDVRQRVKALKKKPLPSIRPVEIYPRIGQVLKDVWTKTEISEINKIITPQIKLISKGKVCHGCEKENSKHKEFWPLLLALTIISLVVAHLLSAEDEVAFPYVLNVLENVYHDSNNRLQAAMEVVRQYLCKVISLFI from the coding sequence ATGCATCATTTTGAAGAGGAACTCACTTGTTCCATTTGTTATAGTATATATGAAGATCCCCGTGTATTACCCTGTTCACATACATTTTGTAGAAACTGTTTGGAAAGTGTTCTTCAGTTATCAAGCAACTTTTCCATATGGAGACCTTTAAGACTTCCCCTGAAGTGCCCCAACTGTAGAAGCATTGTTGAAATCCCACCGTCTGGTACAGACTCTTTGCCTATAAACTTTGCACTAAAAGCTATAATTGAAAAATATCAGCAAGATGACCATCCAGATGTGGCTACTTGTACTGAACATTATAGGCAGCCACTAAATGTCTATTGCCTGTTAGACAAAAAATTGGTGTGCGGGCATTGCCTTACAATAGGAAAACATCATGGCCATCCTATAGATGATCTTCTAAGTGCCTacatgaaagaaaaggaaactccTAGTAAACTCCTTGAGCAGTTGACTGATAAACACTGGAGTGAAGTATGTTTGCTTATTGAAAacttggaggagcagaaagccaAATGTGAAAGCATTGTCCAGGAGGATAAGAAAACTGTGTTGCAATATTTTAAGAGACTGAATGATGTACTAGATCATAAAAAACAAGCTTTGCTTGCAGCACTGGATGAAGTGAACACACAGATTGCTGCAGAATATGAGCCGCTCATTGAAAGGATGAAGGGAATACGAGAAGAGCAGCTTGAATTAATGTCTCTAAATACATCCATTCAGGAGGAAGAGTCTCcccttctttttctagaaaaagttgAGGATGTCCGTCAGCGTGTCAAAGCTTTGAAGAAAAAGCCATTACCAAGTATTAGACCTGTTGAAATCTACCCTCGAATAGGACAGGTGTTAAAAGATGTGTGGACCAAAACTGAAATTAGTGAAATTAATAAGATTATCACTCCTCAGATAAAGTTGATTTCCAAAGGAAAAGTATGTCATGGCTGTGAAAAAGAGAACAGTAAACATAAAGAATTTTGGCCGTTGCTTCTAGCACTTACAATAATTTCATTGGTTGTGGCACATCTCCTTTCAGCTGAAGATGAAGTTGCCTTCCCTTATGTTCTGAATGTTTTGGAAAATGTTTATCATGACTCCAATAATAGGTTGCAGGCTGCAATGGAAGTTGTGCGCCAATACCTGTGTAAAGTAATTTCTTTGTTCATATGA